One Cheilinus undulatus linkage group 22, ASM1832078v1, whole genome shotgun sequence DNA window includes the following coding sequences:
- the LOC121504333 gene encoding uncharacterized protein LOC121504333, which yields MFVSLLLFSLVCIAKATHFYGTMMTYYPKTTHTNGSVEVVLRYKLNFHSCTDADSWTCLSGDCGTQSLELHKVEESSGEWCQREGVMTRQVPSNAAFQLVLDGGNWISGILNGIIRWRAVTLVELRNRSDTGQANRSPQTTILPALRVPSNCQRDFHLLAFDPDGDVVKCRNGITSLECDRCTPPSVLQLLSSCSLLFRPTNSSNEGPYAVQLVMEDFPRQNITLTQTNGIQQVKTTNDPISKIPLQFVLRVDDAVPSCTEGLYLPKFLPPTPANRAQLYASVNQTLDIHISAEANNSRISELLFSGPYNVIKSNTTTGQFTLQWTPSESEDGESHPICFVVESVSGLAKYHSELRCVIVSVGNPVDVTAMTPNTTNVPSTAALPSQSTTAQNATPSTVFTTPATIDSNLIVAVLRVRISSSYPLSDEDIRNIVSQIKDELVRRGLPSDITVRFVRNLSLESSTSAPPAGTT from the exons GTGGTTCTCCGCTACAAGCTGAACTTCCACTCCTGCACAGATGCAGACTCCTGGACCTGCTTATCCGGAGACTGTGGGACTCAGAGCTTGGAGCTGCACAAGGTGGAGGAGAGCAGCGGAGAGTGGTGTCAGAGAGAGGGTGTTATGACCCGGCAGGTCCCTAGCAACGCTGCTTTTCAGCTGGT GTTAGATGGTGGTAACTGGATAAGTGGCATTTTAAATGGCATCATTAGGTGGAGAGCTGTGACTTTAGTGGAGCTGAGGAATCGATCAGACACTGGCCAAGCCAACCGATCACCCCAGACCACCATCCTGCCAGCTCTAAG AGTTCCTTCGAACTGTCAGAGAGATTTCCACCTGTTGGCATTTGATCCAGATGGAGACGTGGTTAAATGCAGAAATGGAATTACATCTTTAGAGTGCGACCGCTGCACGCCACCGTCTGTTCTTCAGCTCTTGTCT TCCTGCTCCTTGTTGTTTCGCCccacaaacagcagcaatgAAGGTCCGTACGCGGTCCAGCTGGTGATGGAGGACTTTCCCAGACAGAATATCACACTGACTCAAACCAACGGCATACAGCAGGTGAAAACTACCAACGACCCAATCAGCAAAATACCACTCCAGTTTGTTTTAAGAG TGGATGATGCGGTGCCGTCCTGCACTGAGGGACTCTATCTGCCAAAGTTTCTGCCTCCAACTCCAGCCAACAGAGCTCAGCTGTACGCCTCTGTAAATCAGACCCTGGACATCCACATCAGCGCTGAGGCCAATAATTCCAG GATTTCTGAGCTGCTGTTCAGCGGGCCATATAATGTAATTAAGAGCAACACAACAACAGGACAATTCACTCTACAATGGACACCATCAGAGAGCGAGGATGGAGAAAGTCATCCTATTTGCTTCGTAGTAGAGTCAGTTTCTGG CTTAGCAAAGTATCACTCAGAGCTACGGTGTGTCATTGTTAGTGTTGGAAACC CTGTAGACGTCACTGCAATGACACCAAATACAACAAATGTTCCCTCAACGGCTGCTCTGCCATCTCAATCCACAACAGCACAGAATGCAACGCCATCAACAGTCTTCACAACACCTGCAACCATAGACTCAAACTTAA TTGTTGCAGTGCTGAGAGTGAGGATTTCTTCTTCATATCCTCTGTCTGATGAGGACATCAGGAATATTGTCTCACAG ATTAAAGATGAACTGGTGCGTCGAGGGCTGCCTTCAGACATCACTGTACGCTTTGTGAGAAATTTGAGCCTGGAATCTTCAACgtcagcgccccctgctggcacAACCTGA